The genomic DNA CTGCCAAGGGCGAGCGCACGGTCCGTCAGGAGGAGTTCATTCTCCTCCTCCTTAACCAAGCCTAGCATTCTCATAAGTCTAATATAACGGTAAATCTTAGAATCCTCTTTGGCCAGCACCCTAACTCTCTCTTTAGATATTCTACCTCGATAGAGACACCGGGCAAAGGAGCCTAAAGCGTGCTTTCGCATGGGAGAGTACGCAAATAGGGGGAGGAAACCCTCCTCCAAACGTGAGAGGTAATCAAAGATATTGCTAGTATTAAGCGTCAGATTGCTCCCTATCATACCCCATGCCCTAGGTCCCACACCGATGAATTGGGAATGCTCGTATGGACCCTCATAAACCTCTGGCGCAGTGGAGAAGGACCATATTGTCCTCATCTTATATCCATGAAGCTTCATTGTGTCCAGTATCTCTAGGTATTGCTCTCTCTCCAAGGCAGCATCCTGCAGCTTTGCTACTTTCCTACCCTCAGTAGCTTCCTCTTGTCTAATCTTTTTTGTCATGTTAGTGTATTCTAAGAGCATGAGAGGATATGTGGAAATGCCATGGAACCCCAGGCCGCAAGCAGTCTCTAGGTCCTGGCGCAAGGAAACCTCGTCCTGCCCAGGAAGGGAGAACATCAGATCGATGTTGACGTAATCGAACCCCATAGACATGACCCTTCGCAGCGTTTCGATCATCCTCTGCCTAGAAATGTTGCGTCCTAATCTCCTTTTCAATATCTCCTCGTTAAAGGTCTGAACGCCAATGCTTATCTGAGTTACTCCAGCTTTGAGGAGATTGGTCATGACCTCAAGAGTCAAATCAGCTGGTGATGCTTCCATGGCGATGATAGGAGGTTCATTGAAATGCTCTTGGACCAAATATGACAGTTTGCCCAGATGATGATGCATAAGTGAAGGCGTTCCTCCAGAGATATAGAGCCTCTCAACCTTGGGACGGCCTAAGTAGTTCGAATATATGCTCAGCTCCTCGCTCACCGCTGCTAAGAAGATTTGGGCTTGCCCCTCATCATATGATTGCCCTGGTAAGGCGCAGTAGGTGCACTTGAAGGCACAGAAGGGTATGCGCACGTTTATGGCGGTGCTGGAAATGCGCCCGGGTAGCACCTCCTCGATACGCTTCACCTTTTCGAAAACGACACTGTCCGCAACACGCTGGGATAGCTTGTCGACATACCTCTGGGCAAGGTCCAAGGGCAAGGAAACACCTCCCCTTGTAACGTTTGCATGGTATTCAATCATTTCTAAGTCGCGCTGAGCAATCGCCTCACAGCAGAAACAGATTCTGACAGCGAGTCGACACTCTTAGTCTCTATCAACACACGCAAACCCTGCCTGATGGCTATATCAAGAAAGTGTGGTATGTCCACCTCTCCTGTGCCGGGGACCTGATGATCTGAGATTCCATTGTAATCGTGCAGATGCATGTGCTTTACCCTATCTAAATGACGCATTATCACCTCTTTCTCCTGATATCCAGTCCTGGCATCGTGACCAATATCCCAAGTGAGGTTGAAGCCTGGAAG from Methanomassiliicoccales archaeon includes the following:
- a CDS encoding radical SAM protein; this encodes MPLDLAQRYVDKLSQRVADSVVFEKVKRIEEVLPGRISSTAINVRIPFCAFKCTYCALPGQSYDEGQAQIFLAAVSEELSIYSNYLGRPKVERLYISGGTPSLMHHHLGKLSYLVQEHFNEPPIIAMEASPADLTLEVMTNLLKAGVTQISIGVQTFNEEILKRRLGRNISRQRMIETLRRVMSMGFDYVNIDLMFSLPGQDEVSLRQDLETACGLGFHGISTYPLMLLEYTNMTKKIRQEEATEGRKVAKLQDAALEREQYLEILDTMKLHGYKMRTIWSFSTAPEVYEGPYEHSQFIGVGPRAWGMIGSNLTLNTSNIFDYLSRLEEGFLPLFAYSPMRKHALGSFARCLYRGRISKERVRVLAKEDSKIYRYIRLMRMLGLVKEEENELLLTDRALALGSSATKRIAMSTLEKTNEMIRQSAKLVEASCLPKGPMTDVMATS